The following are encoded together in the Prionailurus viverrinus isolate Anna chromosome B3, UM_Priviv_1.0, whole genome shotgun sequence genome:
- the RNASE9 gene encoding inactive ribonuclease-like protein 9 → MWTLITLRPLTLLLLLLLLLQPLQLKILHKYVPLSAEEIEQFEDYLEEMRSTGPTLPTPKDVFKRRTIIDPGRPLTDSNYCTDEIKMKNVHNRFRCVKEHFFLQISFEELQDICNNLFVSCKNGVKRCHRSRQSIKGVYCNLIEGVVMTDCVYESSYRQGQVLMTCRWQNDIQEVIPAYINDIMEINDTIKEKHVLHGYFQ, encoded by the coding sequence ATGTGGACTCTGATCACCCTGCGGCCCCTCActctgctgctcctgctgctcctgctaCTGCAGCCACTGCAGTTGAAAATCTTGCACAAATATGTTCCGTTGTCAGCGGAAGAGATAGAGCAATTTGAAGATTATTTGGAGGAAATGCGCAGCACAGGACCTACCCTACCAACCCCTAAGGATGTTTTCAAAAGGCGCACCATTATTGATCCGGGAAGACCCTTAACTGATTCCAACTACTGCACTgatgaaataaagatgaaaaatgtcCACAACAGATTCCGTTGTGTAAAAGAACATTTCTTCCTCCAGATATCATTTGAGGAACTGCAAGACATCTGTAACAACCTGTTTGTGTCTTGTAAGAATGGGGTGAAGAGATGTCACAGGAGCAGGCAATCAATAAAAGGAGTGTACTGTAATTTAATCGAAGGAGTGGTAATGACAGACTGTGTCTATGAATCTTCTTACAGGCAGGGACAGGTCCTTATGACTTGTCGATGGCAAAATGATATTCAAGAAGTTATCCCTGCTTACATAAATGATATTATGGAGATAAATGATACTATCAAGGAGAAACATGTCCTCCACGGTTACTTCCAGTGA